One region of Xylanimonas ulmi genomic DNA includes:
- a CDS encoding MFS transporter: MSPRDEPNKTAIYATALTAFFAIAGIGVVDPILPVIGAEIGATTWQIELLFTAYVAVMAILMIPVTISTGRFGYKKVLVTGVSVVAVAAILASLAGTIGSLAALRGLWGAGNSMFFVTAMVLLISLARDREWVVELYETCLGLGFALGPLIGGLLGQISWRVPFFACGVFMIGALVIALTKLSDPPQRPAPLTVRRAFAAFRRPAFVIVSIVVATYNFVFFTVLGFGPVALGLDIVPLGLVFTGWGAGLAVGILVIGRRLTQRIGAVPTLGAAFVVLVATLVGLALSPATWFSIAMLVVAGLCMGVTNANMTDLALATGDPERRVTTGAFNLVRWGFAAPAPVVSGLLAEHVGFAAPFWVAAAVLTAGVVVLAVFARRITAAAATDDPHPTTADQSAPALATR, from the coding sequence GTGTCCCCACGCGACGAACCGAACAAGACAGCCATCTACGCCACCGCCCTGACCGCGTTCTTCGCCATCGCCGGGATCGGCGTCGTCGACCCGATCCTGCCCGTCATCGGCGCGGAGATCGGCGCGACGACGTGGCAGATCGAGTTGCTGTTCACCGCGTACGTCGCCGTCATGGCGATCCTCATGATCCCGGTGACCATCTCGACCGGACGCTTCGGCTACAAGAAGGTCCTGGTCACGGGCGTCAGTGTGGTCGCGGTCGCCGCGATCCTCGCCTCGCTCGCCGGCACGATCGGCTCGCTCGCGGCGCTGCGCGGCCTGTGGGGCGCGGGCAACTCGATGTTCTTCGTCACCGCGATGGTGCTGCTCATCTCGCTGGCCCGCGACCGCGAGTGGGTCGTCGAGCTGTACGAGACGTGCCTCGGGCTCGGATTCGCGCTCGGCCCGCTGATCGGCGGGCTGCTGGGGCAGATCTCGTGGCGCGTGCCGTTCTTCGCGTGCGGCGTGTTCATGATCGGCGCGCTCGTCATCGCGCTGACCAAGCTCAGCGACCCCCCGCAGCGCCCCGCGCCGCTGACCGTGCGCCGCGCCTTCGCCGCGTTCCGCCGCCCGGCCTTCGTGATCGTGTCGATCGTCGTGGCGACCTACAACTTCGTGTTCTTCACGGTGCTCGGCTTCGGCCCGGTCGCCCTGGGCCTCGACATCGTGCCGCTCGGTCTGGTGTTCACCGGGTGGGGCGCGGGCCTCGCGGTCGGCATCCTCGTCATCGGGCGCCGCCTGACCCAGCGCATCGGCGCCGTGCCCACACTGGGCGCCGCGTTCGTGGTGCTGGTCGCGACGCTCGTCGGGCTGGCGCTGTCTCCCGCGACCTGGTTCTCGATCGCGATGCTGGTGGTCGCGGGCCTGTGCATGGGCGTGACCAACGCGAACATGACCGACCTGGCGCTGGCCACGGGTGACCCCGAGCGTCGCGTCACGACCGGCGCGTTCAACCTCGTCCGATGGGGCTTCGCCGCCCCCGCCCCGGTGGTCTCGGGCCTGCTCGCCGAGCACGTGGGCTTCGCGGCGCCGTTCTGGGTCGCGGCCGCCGTGCTCACAGCCGGCGTCGTGGTGCTCGCGGTCTTCGCCCGCCGGATCACCGCCGCCGCGGCCACCGACGACCCGCACCCCACTACCGCCGACCAGTCCGCGCCGGCGCTGGCCACGAGGTAG
- a CDS encoding NAD(P)/FAD-dependent oxidoreductase — translation MPQNDLTSVTPAQKATGSARPRKVPRIVVLGGGSVGLYVARRLRKKLKKSDAAIVVVDPRPYMTYAPFLPEAGAGSIEARDVVAPHRWALKGVDVLQGKVTAIDHGDKRVTIQPEAGESYEVTYDELVVGLGSVSRTLPIPGLAETAIGFKNVEEAIAVRNHVLNRMDVASSTWDADLRKRMLTFTFIGGGFAGVEAIAEIEDMARYATRNYATIDPSDLRFVMIEGSGRILPEVSEPMGEWALEEMKKRGIEFHLNTFLNSCVDGHVTTSTGVEFDSDTIVWTAGVKANPVLKEASDLPIDRLGRVIVLPTLQVATEDGEVVPDAWSAGDCAAVPDVLNPGKFCPPNAQHAIREAKRLADNIAAKRAGKQVEEYAHKSVGVVASLGLYKGVAELFGFLKLRGFLAWAAHRSYHVLAMPTGNRKIRIVIGWIGQFLMGREIISLGSVHDPRDEFRKAAVPPAPAGTKVEQKAESSAETAAEGKVVESSPATK, via the coding sequence ATGCCTCAGAACGACCTGACCTCGGTCACCCCTGCCCAGAAGGCGACCGGGTCCGCCCGACCCCGTAAGGTGCCGCGCATTGTGGTGCTCGGCGGCGGGTCCGTCGGGCTCTACGTGGCCCGGCGCCTGCGCAAGAAGCTCAAGAAGAGCGACGCTGCGATCGTCGTCGTCGACCCCCGTCCGTACATGACCTACGCGCCGTTCCTGCCCGAGGCGGGTGCGGGCTCGATCGAGGCCCGCGACGTCGTCGCGCCGCACCGCTGGGCGCTCAAGGGCGTCGACGTGCTGCAGGGCAAGGTCACCGCGATCGACCACGGCGACAAGCGCGTCACCATCCAGCCCGAGGCGGGCGAGTCGTATGAGGTCACCTACGACGAGCTCGTCGTCGGCCTCGGCTCGGTCTCGCGCACGCTGCCCATCCCGGGCCTGGCCGAGACGGCGATCGGCTTCAAGAACGTCGAAGAGGCCATCGCCGTCCGCAACCACGTGCTCAACCGCATGGACGTCGCGTCCTCGACGTGGGACGCGGACCTGCGCAAGCGCATGCTGACGTTCACGTTCATCGGTGGCGGCTTCGCGGGCGTCGAGGCGATCGCCGAGATCGAGGACATGGCCCGGTACGCGACGCGCAACTACGCGACGATCGACCCCTCGGACCTGCGCTTCGTCATGATCGAGGGCTCCGGCCGCATCCTGCCCGAGGTCTCCGAGCCGATGGGCGAGTGGGCTCTGGAGGAGATGAAGAAGCGGGGCATCGAGTTCCACCTCAACACGTTCCTCAACTCGTGCGTCGACGGTCACGTCACGACGTCGACGGGTGTGGAGTTCGACTCCGACACGATCGTGTGGACCGCAGGCGTCAAGGCCAACCCGGTGCTCAAGGAGGCCTCCGACCTGCCGATCGACAGGCTCGGCCGCGTCATCGTGCTCCCGACGCTCCAGGTCGCCACCGAGGACGGCGAGGTTGTCCCCGACGCGTGGTCGGCCGGTGACTGCGCCGCGGTGCCCGACGTGCTCAACCCGGGCAAGTTCTGCCCGCCCAACGCCCAGCACGCGATCCGCGAGGCCAAGCGCCTGGCCGACAACATCGCCGCCAAGCGCGCGGGCAAGCAGGTCGAGGAGTACGCGCACAAGAGCGTCGGCGTGGTCGCCTCGCTCGGCCTGTACAAGGGCGTCGCGGAGCTGTTCGGCTTCCTCAAGCTGCGCGGCTTCCTCGCGTGGGCGGCCCACCGCAGCTACCACGTGCTCGCGATGCCGACGGGCAACCGCAAGATCCGCATCGTCATCGGCTGGATCGGCCAGTTCCTGATGGGCCGCGAGATCATCTCGCTCGGCTCGGTGCACGACCCGCGCGACGAGTTCCGCAAGGCGGCCGTGCCGCCGGCGCCCGCCGGGACGAAGGTCGAGCAGAAGGCCGAGTCGTCGGCCGAGACCGCCGCCGAGGGCAAGGTCGTCGAGTCGTCGCCGGCGACGAAGTGA
- a CDS encoding choice-of-anchor A family protein, giving the protein MPARPDAASHTPKRSRRPVSALLSASLGLAGSVALVAGPWAQSAAAAPGACPAPGDMPGISQLPPTFIDSNVSVFAGGDFLATGGAAESEGLHVIRGAARFEQYRDSARTFNLGTVGAGSQITPPGGHLMLQVGGDVDVDSGVTLSVGARIAGGGAVNVGGSVVGGGDVETNGGALTGSMGAGALAPWHDYHEVIKDASQALAAAPDTGRVDGVNWDAARIRRFTSTDPSNTTLQAFTIDAAELTGATELQFIGIPQDAPVVVNVVGHTDVTLALTSVTLNGSAADQHATLGDAASRILWNFASTARLTMGGTSEWIGSVLAPQADVVFHTSANGRVLVGGDLTTRGEGHEFHAFPWIGPAPFGCVDGSFAARKTLTGVASAAVPPHTVFTLKYTHRHDDGATHTGTLRLPLDGTLVSGPMLRAGAVVTLREIDIPQIAGVTWADPVLMIDGEPQENGASFVIGENTIVSVVVVNTAHTDDADKGAAVPEGDYPVADPDDDGLAGYFPTEDDPDDDGPAGYFPTEDDPNDDAGEVGTGEDGTGEDGTGEVGTGDDDMDEDDMDEDDGADEGDDGAPAEDGDVDDTASLVGSVTARLPVTGAPAVLATALAAILTVTGAILAVVARQRRTA; this is encoded by the coding sequence ATGCCCGCCCGGCCCGACGCCGCGTCACACACCCCGAAGCGATCCCGTCGCCCCGTCTCAGCCCTCCTGTCAGCGTCACTCGGGCTGGCCGGCTCCGTGGCGCTGGTCGCCGGGCCATGGGCGCAGTCCGCCGCAGCGGCGCCCGGAGCGTGCCCAGCCCCGGGAGACATGCCCGGCATCAGCCAACTCCCGCCGACGTTCATCGACTCGAACGTCTCGGTGTTCGCGGGCGGCGACTTCCTCGCGACGGGCGGCGCCGCCGAGAGCGAGGGACTGCACGTCATCCGCGGAGCCGCCCGCTTCGAGCAGTACCGCGACAGCGCCCGGACCTTCAACCTGGGCACGGTGGGCGCGGGGTCGCAGATCACACCCCCGGGCGGCCACCTCATGCTCCAGGTGGGCGGAGACGTCGATGTGGATTCCGGTGTGACCCTCAGCGTCGGGGCCCGCATCGCCGGCGGCGGCGCCGTCAACGTCGGCGGGTCCGTTGTGGGGGGCGGCGATGTCGAGACCAACGGCGGAGCCCTGACCGGGAGCATGGGCGCCGGCGCGCTCGCGCCCTGGCACGACTACCACGAGGTCATCAAGGACGCCTCGCAGGCCCTGGCAGCGGCGCCCGACACCGGGCGCGTGGATGGCGTGAACTGGGACGCGGCGCGAATCAGGCGGTTCACCAGCACCGATCCCAGCAACACCACACTGCAGGCGTTCACGATCGACGCCGCCGAGCTCACCGGCGCGACCGAGCTCCAGTTCATCGGAATCCCACAGGACGCGCCCGTCGTCGTCAACGTCGTCGGCCACACGGACGTCACCCTGGCTCTGACCAGTGTGACGCTCAACGGCAGCGCCGCCGACCAGCACGCCACCCTGGGAGACGCCGCGTCACGGATCCTGTGGAACTTCGCCTCGACCGCGCGCCTCACGATGGGTGGCACCAGCGAGTGGATCGGCTCGGTCCTCGCTCCCCAGGCCGACGTCGTGTTCCACACGAGCGCCAACGGCCGCGTGCTCGTGGGCGGCGACCTGACCACACGCGGCGAGGGCCACGAGTTCCACGCCTTCCCCTGGATCGGCCCCGCCCCGTTCGGATGCGTCGACGGGAGTTTCGCCGCGCGCAAGACCCTGACCGGAGTGGCCTCCGCGGCCGTGCCGCCCCACACCGTCTTCACGCTCAAGTACACCCACCGCCACGACGACGGCGCCACCCACACCGGGACGCTCCGACTCCCGCTCGACGGCACGCTCGTCAGCGGACCCATGCTGCGAGCCGGCGCCGTCGTGACCCTGAGGGAGATCGACATCCCACAGATCGCCGGGGTCACGTGGGCCGATCCCGTTCTGATGATCGACGGTGAGCCGCAGGAGAACGGAGCGAGCTTCGTCATCGGCGAGAACACCATCGTCAGCGTCGTCGTGGTCAACACGGCGCACACCGACGACGCGGACAAGGGCGCCGCGGTCCCCGAGGGCGACTACCCCGTGGCGGACCCTGACGACGACGGCCTCGCCGGGTACTTCCCCACCGAGGACGACCCCGACGACGACGGCCCCGCCGGGTACTTTCCCACCGAGGACGACCCCAACGACGACGCAGGCGAGGTCGGCACGGGCGAGGACGGCACGGGCGAGGACGGCACGGGCGAGGTCGGCACGGGCGACGACGACATGGACGAGGACGACATGGACGAGGACGACGGCGCGGACGAGGGCGACGACGGCGCCCCCGCGGAGGACGGAGACGTGGACGACACCGCGAGCCTCGTGGGCTCGGTCACCGCGCGGCTTCCTGTCACGGGCGCGCCAGCCGTGCTCGCGACGGCGCTGGCGGCGATCCTCACCGTGACGGGCGCAATCCTCGCCGTCGTCGCCCGCCAGCGTCGGACCGCGTGA
- a CDS encoding PadR family transcriptional regulator, with the protein MDTTQLLKGVLDAAVLAVVADEDGYGYDVVRRLRAQGLHDVGDASVYGTLRRLYSAGALTSYVRPSDEGPHRKYYGITPYGREMLGTQRKEWQEFAVTLGGLLGTGRNEAA; encoded by the coding sequence ATGGACACCACCCAACTGCTCAAGGGCGTGCTCGACGCCGCCGTGCTCGCCGTCGTCGCCGACGAGGACGGCTACGGCTACGACGTCGTGCGGCGCCTGCGCGCGCAGGGCCTGCACGACGTCGGTGACGCCTCGGTCTACGGCACGCTGCGGCGGCTGTACTCGGCGGGCGCGCTGACGAGTTACGTGCGCCCCTCGGACGAGGGCCCGCACCGTAAGTACTACGGCATCACCCCGTATGGGCGGGAGATGCTCGGCACTCAGCGCAAGGAGTGGCAGGAGTTCGCCGTGACGCTCGGCGGCCTGCTCGGCACCGGAAGGAACGAGGCGGCGTGA
- a CDS encoding Ppx/GppA phosphatase family protein, whose protein sequence is MTSAPSARRVAAVDCGTNSLRLLVADVGADGSLSEVARRTTIVRLGQGVDRTGELAPDALERTFAVTREYARVLSDAGAQAVRFVATSATRDARNREAFFAGIREAIGVEAEVVSGDEEAQLSFTGATGAVSVAHPGPYLVVDLGGGSTELVLGDAAPEAALSMDVGSVRLTERHLHSDPPTAAEVAAARADVRAALDAAAAVVPLGRTTTLVGLAGSVTSITAYALGLRAYDRDAVDGTVLAVDEVLAACDRLLAMTRAERLALGFLQPGRADVIGAGAVIWAEVIGRVRDAVAAGGGELTHVVTSEHDILDGIALSVR, encoded by the coding sequence GTGACTTCTGCTCCCTCCGCTCGCCGGGTCGCCGCGGTCGACTGCGGCACCAACTCCCTCCGCCTCCTGGTGGCCGACGTCGGCGCCGACGGCTCGCTCAGCGAGGTCGCGCGCCGCACCACGATCGTTCGGCTGGGCCAGGGCGTCGACCGCACCGGCGAGCTCGCGCCCGACGCGCTGGAGCGCACCTTCGCCGTGACGCGCGAGTACGCGCGCGTGCTGTCCGACGCGGGCGCGCAGGCCGTGCGGTTCGTCGCGACGTCGGCCACACGCGACGCGCGCAACCGCGAGGCGTTCTTCGCCGGGATCCGTGAGGCCATCGGGGTCGAGGCCGAGGTGGTCTCGGGCGACGAGGAGGCCCAACTCTCGTTCACCGGCGCCACGGGCGCTGTGAGCGTCGCGCACCCCGGCCCGTACCTGGTGGTCGATCTGGGCGGCGGGTCGACCGAGCTCGTGCTGGGCGACGCCGCGCCCGAGGCCGCGCTGTCGATGGACGTCGGCTCGGTGCGACTGACCGAACGGCACCTGCACTCCGACCCGCCGACCGCGGCCGAGGTCGCCGCCGCCCGCGCGGACGTGCGCGCGGCGCTCGACGCCGCGGCCGCCGTCGTGCCGCTGGGTCGCACCACGACGCTGGTCGGCCTCGCCGGGTCTGTCACCTCGATCACCGCCTACGCGCTGGGGCTGCGCGCCTACGACCGCGACGCCGTCGACGGGACCGTGCTCGCCGTCGACGAGGTGCTGGCGGCGTGTGACCGACTGCTGGCGATGACCCGCGCGGAGCGGCTCGCGCTCGGGTTCCTGCAGCCGGGCCGGGCCGACGTGATCGGGGCCGGCGCCGTGATCTGGGCTGAGGTGATCGGACGCGTGCGCGACGCCGTCGCCGCGGGCGGCGGCGAGCTGACCCACGTGGTCACGAGCGAGCACGACATCCTGGACGGCATCGCGCTCTCGGTGCGCTGA
- a CDS encoding class I SAM-dependent methyltransferase codes for MTPSHEHPLPGSHPLPGAHPLPEEHLAHNERAGARRSDAIAAGVRAHLGAAASAWTALDYGCGPGHVGLRLTDTFARVVLADVDPDALGAARAAAQGHPRVEVREVDLTREVPADLHADVVVSSMSWHHIRDLDAVADAVARVAPGGRLFVADLDADGGAFHRDHPSFDGHDGFERGALADLLAGHGYADLAVEDAWRGERYTSVGLTPMSLFLLTARIPGSRDR; via the coding sequence GTGACGCCGTCGCACGAGCACCCGCTGCCCGGTTCCCACCCGCTGCCCGGCGCCCACCCGCTGCCCGAGGAGCACCTGGCCCACAACGAGCGCGCCGGAGCGCGCCGTTCGGACGCGATCGCCGCCGGCGTGCGCGCCCACCTCGGCGCCGCCGCATCCGCGTGGACGGCGCTCGACTACGGCTGTGGTCCGGGGCACGTGGGCCTGCGCCTGACCGACACGTTCGCGCGCGTCGTGCTGGCCGACGTCGACCCGGACGCGCTCGGCGCCGCGCGCGCCGCCGCGCAAGGCCACCCACGCGTCGAGGTGCGTGAGGTGGACCTGACGCGGGAGGTTCCCGCCGACCTGCACGCCGACGTCGTCGTCTCCAGCATGTCCTGGCACCACATCCGCGACCTCGACGCCGTCGCCGACGCCGTCGCACGCGTGGCCCCGGGCGGGCGGCTGTTCGTCGCCGACCTCGACGCCGACGGCGGCGCGTTCCACCGCGACCACCCGTCGTTCGACGGCCACGACGGGTTCGAGCGCGGCGCGCTCGCCGACCTGCTCGCGGGGCACGGCTACGCCGACCTCGCGGTCGAGGACGCGTGGCGCGGCGAGCGGTACACGAGCGTGGGGCTGACGCCGATGAGCCTCTTCCTGCTCACGGCGCGGATCCCGGGGTCGCGCGATCGGTGA
- a CDS encoding DUF501 domain-containing protein, with the protein MVAYPVPADPAEASPADLDTLAQQLGRPARGVAGIAARCVCGRPLVARTVPRLPDGTPFPTTYYLTHPGAVAAASTLEARGVMRQMSQRLVEDAELAAAYRRAHESYLADREELGHVEEIDGISAGGMPTRVKCLHVLMAHALARPGVNPLGDEALALVADAWRRDRCTC; encoded by the coding sequence GTGGTCGCCTACCCCGTCCCCGCGGATCCGGCCGAGGCGAGTCCCGCCGACCTGGACACCCTCGCGCAGCAGCTCGGTCGCCCGGCGCGCGGCGTCGCCGGCATCGCGGCGCGGTGCGTGTGCGGCCGCCCGCTCGTGGCGCGCACCGTCCCACGCCTGCCCGACGGCACGCCGTTCCCCACGACGTACTACCTCACGCACCCGGGCGCGGTGGCTGCGGCCTCGACGCTGGAGGCGCGCGGGGTGATGAGGCAGATGTCGCAGCGCCTGGTCGAGGACGCCGAGCTCGCCGCGGCCTATCGGCGCGCCCACGAGTCCTACCTCGCCGACCGCGAGGAGCTGGGCCACGTCGAGGAGATCGACGGCATCTCGGCCGGCGGAATGCCCACACGCGTCAAGTGCCTGCACGTGCTCATGGCCCATGCCCTCGCGCGCCCGGGCGTCAACCCGCTGGGCGACGAGGCCCTCGCCCTCGTCGCGGACGCGTGGCGGCGCGACCGCTGCACGTGCTGA
- a CDS encoding septum formation initiator family protein, with product MTANGSVPASARGAGARAILNRPGGPDRDARRRAHNGLVLPEVLTVRLLVLSVVVLIAAVLLVPTVHAAVQQSMELHQLRGELSERQAEADHLQQQLDRWDDPAYIEGQARGKLQFVMPGDHVWRTIGGDTVVDDVDPSTGKPVDAGVVGTQAGSDAPWYAQVWDSVQVADGPARAAGQDGAEDESADGAEDGAADDGAPGDFDGEAPSETIGQ from the coding sequence GTGACCGCCAACGGGTCGGTGCCGGCGTCGGCCCGCGGCGCCGGGGCACGGGCGATCCTCAACCGGCCGGGCGGGCCCGACCGCGACGCGCGCCGACGGGCGCACAACGGGCTGGTGCTCCCCGAGGTGCTGACCGTTCGCCTCCTGGTCCTGTCGGTCGTGGTGCTCATCGCCGCGGTGCTGCTGGTGCCGACCGTCCACGCCGCGGTCCAGCAGTCGATGGAGCTGCATCAGCTGCGCGGCGAGCTCAGCGAGCGGCAGGCCGAGGCCGACCACCTGCAACAGCAGCTCGACCGGTGGGACGATCCGGCGTACATCGAGGGTCAGGCCCGCGGCAAGCTGCAGTTCGTCATGCCGGGCGACCACGTGTGGCGCACCATCGGCGGCGACACGGTGGTCGACGACGTCGATCCGTCGACCGGCAAGCCCGTCGACGCCGGCGTGGTCGGCACGCAGGCCGGCTCCGACGCGCCCTGGTACGCGCAGGTGTGGGACTCGGTCCAGGTCGCGGACGGCCCGGCGCGCGCCGCGGGGCAGGACGGCGCTGAGGACGAGTCCGCGGACGGCGCTGAGGACGGCGCCGCCGATGACGGCGCACCTGGCGACTTCGACGGCGAGGCGCCGTCTGAGACAATCGGGCAGTGA
- the eno gene encoding phosphopyruvate hydratase, translated as MASIEAVGAREILDSRGNPTVEVEVVLDDGTFARAGVPSGASTGAFEAVELRDGDKSRYLGKGVEQAVNHVIDDIAPELIGYDAEEQRLIDQTLIDLDGTPNKGKLGANAILGVSLAVAKAAAKSAGLDLFRYVGGPNAHVLPVPMMNILNGGSHADSTVDFQEFMIAPIGAATFKEALRSGAEVYHALKSVLKAKGFATGLGDEGGFAPDLPSNRAALELIMEAIEKAGFKPGADIAIAMDVAATEFFKDGAYRFKNGEVHSTADMIALYSQMVADFPIVSIEDPLSEDEWAAWTAFVTEVGDKVQVVGDDLFVTNPERLARGIEEKSANSLLVKLNQIGTLTETLDAVTLAQRNGFTTMTSHRSGETEDTTIADLSVATNAGQIKTGAPARGERINKYNQLLRIEEALDEAGVYAGRSAFPRFKG; from the coding sequence GTGGCTAGCATCGAAGCCGTTGGCGCCCGCGAGATTCTTGACTCGCGCGGCAACCCCACCGTTGAGGTCGAGGTCGTCCTGGACGACGGCACGTTCGCGCGTGCCGGCGTGCCGTCGGGCGCCTCGACGGGCGCCTTCGAGGCCGTCGAGCTGCGTGACGGCGACAAGAGCCGTTACCTCGGCAAGGGCGTGGAGCAGGCCGTCAACCACGTCATCGACGACATCGCCCCCGAGCTCATCGGCTACGACGCCGAGGAGCAGCGCCTGATCGACCAGACGCTGATCGACCTCGACGGCACCCCGAACAAGGGCAAGCTCGGCGCCAACGCCATCCTCGGCGTCTCGCTCGCCGTCGCCAAGGCCGCCGCCAAGTCGGCCGGCCTGGACCTGTTCCGCTACGTCGGCGGCCCGAACGCCCACGTGCTGCCGGTCCCGATGATGAACATCCTCAACGGCGGCTCGCACGCCGACTCGACCGTGGACTTCCAGGAGTTCATGATCGCCCCGATCGGCGCGGCCACCTTCAAGGAGGCCCTGCGCTCGGGCGCCGAGGTCTACCACGCCCTCAAGTCCGTGCTCAAGGCCAAGGGCTTCGCGACCGGTCTCGGCGACGAGGGCGGCTTCGCCCCCGACCTGCCCTCCAACCGCGCCGCCCTTGAGCTGATCATGGAGGCGATCGAGAAGGCCGGCTTCAAGCCCGGCGCCGACATCGCCATCGCCATGGACGTGGCCGCGACCGAGTTCTTCAAGGACGGCGCGTACCGCTTCAAGAACGGCGAGGTGCACTCGACCGCGGACATGATCGCCCTCTACTCGCAGATGGTCGCGGACTTCCCGATCGTCTCGATCGAGGACCCGCTGTCCGAGGACGAGTGGGCCGCCTGGACCGCGTTCGTCACCGAGGTCGGCGACAAGGTGCAGGTCGTCGGCGACGACCTGTTCGTCACCAACCCCGAGCGTCTGGCCCGTGGCATCGAGGAGAAGTCCGCCAACTCGCTGCTGGTCAAGCTCAACCAGATCGGCACGCTGACCGAGACGCTCGACGCCGTCACGCTCGCGCAGCGCAACGGCTTCACCACGATGACCTCGCACCGTTCGGGTGAGACCGAGGACACCACGATCGCCGACCTGTCGGTGGCCACCAACGCCGGCCAGATCAAGACCGGCGCTCCGGCCCGTGGCGAGCGCATCAACAAGTACAACCAGCTCCTGCGCATCGAGGAGGCCCTGGACGAGGCGGGCGTGTACGCCGGCCGCAGCGCCTTCCCGCGCTTCAAGGGCTGA